A genome region from Candidatus Gorgyraea atricola includes the following:
- a CDS encoding 4Fe-4S dicluster domain-containing protein, with translation MSKTYRVYVPVKEGENRYYKKVRDKGLEGACIGEIRPVQSIKSFFFPARTKVSEYFSEKTSDKKSRPVAIMGAKACDLASLKVMDYVYMQDSFKDPFYVARRQEGLIISSDCTSFGETCFCVSLGLLPYPTEDFDINLSEVGSGYVVEIGSDKGQKLIKDYSKLFQSADLYIDKKEAARKKLKLELEAHVKAKAIPSKELIQELFKKKFDSDLWEETAKTCVECGACNVICPACHCFVLKDQKVGEGFERLRMWDSCLLMSFSRVAGGANPRKLLASRLRNRFDKKFNFFPDVIGKFGCTGCGRCTEACAGKIDIREVLSKLS, from the coding sequence TTGTCGAAAACCTATAGGGTGTATGTACCTGTAAAAGAAGGAGAGAACAGGTACTATAAGAAGGTCAGAGATAAAGGGCTTGAGGGCGCGTGTATAGGAGAGATACGGCCTGTACAGAGTATAAAGAGTTTCTTTTTTCCTGCTAGGACAAAGGTATCAGAATACTTTTCTGAAAAGACCTCAGATAAAAAATCAAGACCAGTTGCCATAATGGGCGCAAAGGCGTGTGACCTTGCTTCCTTAAAGGTAATGGACTATGTCTACATGCAGGATTCTTTTAAGGATCCTTTTTATGTTGCAAGGAGACAGGAAGGCCTGATTATCTCCAGCGACTGCACATCATTCGGTGAGACCTGTTTTTGCGTTTCATTAGGGCTATTGCCATATCCCACCGAGGACTTTGATATAAATCTTTCAGAGGTTGGTAGTGGATATGTAGTAGAAATAGGCTCTGATAAGGGCCAGAAACTGATAAAGGATTATTCCAAGCTTTTTCAGTCCGCGGATCTATATATTGATAAAAAAGAAGCGGCAAGAAAAAAGCTAAAGCTAGAGCTGGAAGCACATGTAAAGGCCAAGGCCATACCTTCAAAGGAGTTAATCCAAGAGCTTTTCAAGAAGAAGTTTGATTCAGACTTATGGGAAGAAACTGCAAAGACATGCGTTGAGTGCGGTGCGTGCAATGTGATTTGCCCTGCGTGCCACTGCTTTGTATTAAAGGATCAGAAGGTGGGCGAGGGCTTTGAGAGGCTGAGGATGTGGGATTCATGTCTTTTAATGTCTTTTTCCAGGGTAGCGGGCGGCGCGAACCCGAGAAAACTTCTGGCATCTCGTTTGCGGAATCGCTTTGATAAGAAGTTTAATTTCTTTCCAGATGTAATCGGCAAATTCGGCTGTACAGGCTGCGGCAGATGCACTGAGGCCTGCGCTGGGAAGATTGACATTCGAGAGGTTTTGAGCAAGTTATCATGA
- a CDS encoding FAD/NAD(P)-binding protein, with product MIDNPYVPIKAEVLDVIQDSPTIKTVRMKPEKPMHFKAGQFVEMTIPGLGEAPFTPSSSPYEKSKMEISIMKVGKVTDKVHELKKGDLVGLRGPYGNEYPLNEYEGKDVLLVGGGVGLAPLRALFLALVHDLKKYKSITFCCGSKTPDDIIYKECVLDKWQKIDKNVNFRVTVDKGDDKWKGDVGLVTTTLNDLKIDLKNSVAIVCGPPIMMKFSTFKLIEIGYKEDQIYLSMEKNMSCGFGKCGHCRLGNFYVCKDGPVFRYDKISKIHEIWD from the coding sequence ATGATAGATAATCCATATGTACCTATAAAAGCTGAAGTTTTAGATGTTATCCAGGATTCTCCTACTATAAAGACAGTTAGGATGAAGCCTGAGAAGCCAATGCACTTTAAGGCAGGCCAGTTCGTGGAGATGACCATACCTGGATTAGGCGAGGCGCCTTTTACACCTTCATCTTCGCCATACGAGAAGAGCAAGATGGAGATCAGCATAATGAAGGTGGGAAAGGTTACAGATAAGGTACATGAGCTTAAAAAAGGTGATCTAGTAGGTCTTCGCGGACCTTACGGAAACGAATACCCGCTCAATGAATATGAAGGGAAAGATGTATTACTCGTGGGCGGTGGAGTAGGACTGGCACCTCTGCGCGCGCTATTCCTAGCGCTCGTGCATGACCTTAAGAAATACAAAAGCATAACATTCTGCTGCGGCTCAAAGACACCAGATGACATTATATATAAGGAGTGTGTACTTGATAAATGGCAGAAGATAGATAAGAATGTCAATTTCAGGGTAACTGTTGATAAGGGTGATGATAAGTGGAAGGGTGATGTTGGCCTTGTGACAACCACGCTTAATGATCTAAAGATCGATCTTAAGAATAGCGTGGCAATAGTGTGCGGCCCGCCCATAATGATGAAGTTTTCAACGTTTAAATTAATCGAGATCGGATATAAAGAGGATCAGATATATCTATCAATGGAAAAGAACATGAGCTGTGGCTTTGGCAAGTGCGGACACTGCAGGCTTGGGAATTTTTACGTGTGTAAGGACGGACCTGTGTTTAGGTACGACAAAATAAGCAAAATTCACGAGATCTGGGACTAG
- a CDS encoding 4Fe-4S binding protein — MKRLFIDLEKLYNCEKPKAECSYYYHPENDGVTRLRELGQFLHVCRKCEEAPCINACPKEALEKQEDGTVKRYTMRCISCKSCSLACPFGTIPLETIPYIMSQCDACIDRLDKEEPVCAKTCSIKDAVKFIEVKESEKDDIYLIGKNIAVHAKAWKKLHP, encoded by the coding sequence ATGAAGCGATTATTTATTGATCTTGAGAAATTATATAACTGTGAGAAGCCAAAGGCAGAGTGCAGCTATTATTACCATCCTGAAAATGATGGGGTAACGCGGTTGCGCGAGCTAGGACAGTTTTTGCATGTCTGCCGCAAGTGCGAAGAGGCGCCATGCATCAACGCATGTCCAAAAGAAGCGCTCGAGAAGCAGGAAGACGGCACAGTGAAGCGCTACACAATGCGCTGCATCTCATGTAAGTCATGCAGCCTTGCCTGCCCTTTTGGCACAATACCGCTTGAGACTATACCTTATATAATGTCGCAGTGCGATGCGTGCATAGATAGACTTGATAAGGAAGAGCCTGTTTGCGCAAAGACATGTTCTATTAAAGACGCTGTGAAATTTATAGAGGTAAAGGAATCAGAAAAAGACGACATATATCTAATAGGTAAAAACATAGCAGTCCATGCCAAGGCATGGAAGAAACTTCATCCATAA
- a CDS encoding NADH-quinone oxidoreductase subunit H: MRLLFNFLIFPGFLFTAVVGLVASWIDRKVTARVQWRVGPPWYQPFMDLVKLSIKEITVPRDASKPVFFMAPLVGLSAAILASTFIWLPNINLSAAGFRGDIIVILYLLTLPAIALILGASSSGNPLAAVGASREVKLVLAYELPFILTLLVPIIKSSGLIKLSELIAYQGINGAFVSNASGILALLVAIFCMQAKLGLVPFDMGEAETEIMGGVYIEYSGMLLAIFKLTKTMMMVALPVFLSTIFWGGFSIWKYVVLLVIIVLMRNTNPRVRIDQAVRFFWGKMTMLAAVAVLLAVLGM; this comes from the coding sequence ATGAGACTTTTATTTAATTTTTTAATATTCCCTGGATTTTTGTTTACAGCTGTAGTAGGCCTGGTGGCAAGCTGGATCGATCGCAAGGTAACTGCGCGCGTGCAGTGGAGAGTAGGGCCGCCATGGTACCAGCCGTTCATGGACCTTGTAAAATTAAGCATAAAAGAGATAACTGTTCCGAGAGATGCCTCAAAGCCAGTGTTTTTCATGGCGCCGCTTGTAGGTCTTAGCGCCGCGATATTGGCCTCTACATTTATATGGCTGCCCAATATAAATTTAAGCGCGGCTGGTTTTAGAGGGGACATCATAGTGATACTCTATCTCTTGACATTACCGGCAATAGCGCTTATATTAGGCGCATCTTCCAGCGGAAATCCCCTGGCAGCTGTGGGCGCGTCAAGAGAAGTCAAGCTCGTCCTGGCATATGAGTTACCTTTTATCTTAACCCTACTTGTTCCTATAATAAAGAGCAGCGGACTTATTAAATTATCAGAATTAATCGCATACCAGGGCATAAATGGCGCATTTGTCTCAAATGCCTCAGGCATACTCGCGCTTCTCGTAGCAATATTCTGCATGCAGGCAAAGCTGGGCCTTGTGCCATTTGATATGGGCGAGGCAGAGACAGAGATAATGGGAGGCGTGTACATAGAATATTCAGGCATGCTGCTCGCGATCTTTAAACTTACAAAGACAATGATGATGGTGGCGCTACCTGTATTTTTATCAACCATATTCTGGGGCGGATTCAGCATCTGGAAATACGTGGTGCTGCTGGTAATAATAGTCTTGATGAGGAATACAAATCCAAGGGTGCGGATCGATCAGGCAGTGAGATTTTTTTGGGGCAAGATGACAATGCTTGCCGCAGTCGCAGTTTTATTAGCGGTACTGGGGATGTAA
- the nuoB gene encoding NADH-quinone oxidoreductase subunit NuoB, with the protein MSLKLKALTKSIWVYHLCVGGSCNNCDIEILDLLTPRYDVERFGIMLVGSIKHADAILVTGSLSLKAVERVKRVYEQATKPCVVIAIGACACGQGIFAKGPVTPNPVDSLLPINIYIPGCPPKPEAMIMGIVKLIKKLTDKK; encoded by the coding sequence ATGAGTTTAAAATTAAAGGCATTAACAAAATCTATCTGGGTATATCATCTTTGCGTAGGTGGAAGCTGTAACAATTGTGATATCGAGATCCTGGATCTATTGACGCCTCGATACGACGTAGAAAGGTTTGGGATAATGCTTGTCGGAAGCATAAAGCACGCGGATGCTATTCTGGTTACAGGTTCTTTAAGTTTAAAGGCAGTTGAACGCGTGAAAAGAGTTTATGAACAGGCAACAAAGCCATGCGTAGTAATAGCTATAGGAGCTTGTGCTTGCGGCCAGGGAATTTTTGCAAAAGGGCCAGTTACGCCTAATCCTGTGGATTCGCTTCTCCCAATTAATATTTATATACCTGGCTGCCCGCCAAAACCAGAGGCAATGATAATGGGCATTGTGAAATTAATCAAGAAACTTACGGATAAGAAATGA
- a CDS encoding NADH-quinone oxidoreductase subunit C encodes MKKQQIIENIKVRSGKDMLDFNDRSERRVYITIKKEILPKIARYLFNDVKARFSTASGVDTRSAIEMLYHFSVDEIGLIVTLRVILDKSNLEIDSLTSIMKCAEWIEREIHELLGVNFKGHPNLKHLLLKDDWPEGNYPLRRDQ; translated from the coding sequence ATGAAAAAACAACAAATTATCGAAAATATAAAGGTGCGCTCAGGAAAAGACATGTTGGATTTCAATGACAGGTCTGAGAGGCGTGTCTATATAACTATAAAAAAAGAGATCTTGCCCAAGATAGCGAGATACCTGTTCAATGACGTAAAGGCCAGGTTCTCAACAGCAAGCGGCGTGGATACAAGATCAGCAATTGAGATGCTCTATCACTTTTCAGTTGATGAGATAGGGCTTATTGTTACGCTAAGGGTTATTCTGGATAAGTCCAATCTCGAAATAGACAGCCTTACCTCTATAATGAAATGCGCAGAGTGGATCGAAAGAGAAATACATGAACTTTTAGGCGTAAATTTTAAGGGTCATCCGAATCTAAAGCATTTGCTTTTGAAAGACGATTGGCCAGAAGGAAATTATCCGTTAAGAAGGGATCAATAG